A region from the Acyrthosiphon pisum isolate AL4f chromosome A1, pea_aphid_22Mar2018_4r6ur, whole genome shotgun sequence genome encodes:
- the LOC100574856 gene encoding uncharacterized protein LOC100574856 isoform X4: protein MNVILQESLSPKESSLQHFKSGLNLEVLNQSLRTYFKPFDTDKQIFLFNNIYFKCFKIMKGDYTKIKHMMDQIIQEVHIQLEKTQKCSNNKCNPKNNINLNNDEKCDKKLAKIHGHKYNKKYKKLLRSYDPILNDNELLKALSDPDDKIGRNYIIPFDLGTKMSDKANNLGINDKSEASSASTSPPPNVIKAPLKQVANSSEGTSLEIPNVMKSGKDNNISIIEILPDGNKQPAISADSSDINRNKSIQASSSNVEYVSMCLSPKVTIYQYWFENSTDFLKLKKIVFKHDPSSSETFKTLVYKLKKSFKFELPRVTNIIYNWHSPKMHVIQQLLQENLHTINQTKNKIIHFMTFLNLLFHKSVNTYYLSIDELYYSFFSFVDFIKRCLLSCINPILMEWLPMAWNNCFYYGLILVEYILYNDFKRMIEYKSIHTLLEWSYVPDIQKLFKILSYDNKSRSESIIYLSENINNYMKQRSRIKPKHQDIQDEPPKKKKKFTSGQQMFQQAQQSSELTVTMINTSREAQVILSSIASVNIEH, encoded by the exons ATGAACGTG attttgcaAGAATCGCTAAGTCCTAAAGAATCAAGTTTGCAACATTTTAAATCag gtttaaaTCTTGAGGTACTGAATCAATCATTAAGAACATATTTCAAACCATTTGACAcggataaacaaatatttttgtttaataac atatatttcaaatgttttaagaTTATGAAAGGCGATTacactaaaattaaacatatgaTGGATCAAATAATTCAGGAAGTACATATCCAGCttgaaaaaactcaaaaatg TTCAAATAACAAGTGCAAcccaaaaaacaatataaatttgaataatgacGAAAAGTGTGACAAGAAATTGGCCAAGATTCATggccataaatataataaaaaatacaaaaaacttcTAAGAAGCTATGATCCGATACTAAACGATAATGAACTTTTAAAGGCATTATCTGATCCAGATGATAAAATCGGAAGAAATTACATAATACCATTTGATTTAG GTACTAAAATGTCGGATAAAGCTAATAACCTTGGTATTAATGATAAATCTGAAGCTTCTTCTGCTTCAACTTCTCCTCCTCCAAATGTGATAAAAGCTCCACTTAAACAGGTTGCCAATAGCTCTGAAGGGACATCGCTGGAAATACCTAATGTCATGAAAAGCggcaaagataataatatatcaatcatTGAAATATTACCCGATGGTAATAAACAGCCAGCCATTTCTGCTGATTCTAGTGATATCAATAGGAATAAATCAATTCAAGCATCATCCTCCAATGTCGAATATGTGTCAATGTGTCTATCTCCAAAAGTCACTATTTACCAGTATTGGTTTGAAAATAgtacagattttttaaaactgaaaaaaattgttttcaagcaTGATCCTTCCAGTTCTGAGACATTTAAGACATTGGtttacaaactaaaaaaatcattcaaatttgAGTTACCAAGAGTCActaatatcatttataattggCACAGTCCCAAAATGCATGTTATTCAACAATTGCTACAAGAAAACTTACACACAATAAATCagactaaaaacaaaatcatacatttcatgacatttttgaaccttttatttcataaatctgttaatacttattatttgtcAATAGATGAACTGTATTATAGTTTCTTTAGTTTTgtagattttattaaaaggtGTTTGTTGTCTTGTATTAATCCAATATTAATGGAATGGCTCCCTATGGCGtggaataattgtttttattatggtCTTATTTtggttgaatatattttatataatgattttaaaagaaTGATTGAATATAAGAGTATTCATACTCTTTTGGAATGGTCATATGTCCCAGATATTCAgaagttgtttaaaatattatcatatgacAACAAGAGTCGTTCagaaagcataatatatttgtctgaaaatatcaacaattatatGAAACAACGAAGCAGAATAAAACCAAAACACCAAGATATACAAGACGAaccgcctaaaaaaaaaaaaaaatttacttcagGCCAACAGATGTTTCAACAAGCACAACAATCATCTGAACTTACAGTTACAATGATAAACACTTCCAGAGAAGCTCAAGTTATATTAAGTTCAATTGCTTCAGTAAACAttgaacattaa
- the LOC100574856 gene encoding uncharacterized protein LOC100574856 isoform X1 produces MCDVRNSDAVSTVIVTRGFNSMFSSSLSRADLPWNRRNTDSTSYECQVILQESLSPKESSLQHFKSGLNLEVLNQSLRTYFKPFDTDKQIFLFNNIYFKCFKIMKGDYTKIKHMMDQIIQEVHIQLEKTQKCSNNKCNPKNNINLNNDEKCDKKLAKIHGHKYNKKYKKLLRSYDPILNDNELLKALSDPDDKIGRNYIIPFDLGTKMSDKANNLGINDKSEASSASTSPPPNVIKAPLKQVANSSEGTSLEIPNVMKSGKDNNISIIEILPDGNKQPAISADSSDINRNKSIQASSSNVEYVSMCLSPKVTIYQYWFENSTDFLKLKKIVFKHDPSSSETFKTLVYKLKKSFKFELPRVTNIIYNWHSPKMHVIQQLLQENLHTINQTKNKIIHFMTFLNLLFHKSVNTYYLSIDELYYSFFSFVDFIKRCLLSCINPILMEWLPMAWNNCFYYGLILVEYILYNDFKRMIEYKSIHTLLEWSYVPDIQKLFKILSYDNKSRSESIIYLSENINNYMKQRSRIKPKHQDIQDEPPKKKKKFTSGQQMFQQAQQSSELTVTMINTSREAQVILSSIASVNIEH; encoded by the exons ATGTGCGATGTGCGCAACTCCGACGCAGTGTCGACGGTG ATCGTGACACGTGGGTTCAACAGCATGTTTTCATCGTCGTTGTCCAGGGCCGATCTACCTTGGAACAGAAGAAACACAGACAGTACCAGTTATGAATGTCAAGTA attttgcaAGAATCGCTAAGTCCTAAAGAATCAAGTTTGCAACATTTTAAATCag gtttaaaTCTTGAGGTACTGAATCAATCATTAAGAACATATTTCAAACCATTTGACAcggataaacaaatatttttgtttaataac atatatttcaaatgttttaagaTTATGAAAGGCGATTacactaaaattaaacatatgaTGGATCAAATAATTCAGGAAGTACATATCCAGCttgaaaaaactcaaaaatg TTCAAATAACAAGTGCAAcccaaaaaacaatataaatttgaataatgacGAAAAGTGTGACAAGAAATTGGCCAAGATTCATggccataaatataataaaaaatacaaaaaacttcTAAGAAGCTATGATCCGATACTAAACGATAATGAACTTTTAAAGGCATTATCTGATCCAGATGATAAAATCGGAAGAAATTACATAATACCATTTGATTTAG GTACTAAAATGTCGGATAAAGCTAATAACCTTGGTATTAATGATAAATCTGAAGCTTCTTCTGCTTCAACTTCTCCTCCTCCAAATGTGATAAAAGCTCCACTTAAACAGGTTGCCAATAGCTCTGAAGGGACATCGCTGGAAATACCTAATGTCATGAAAAGCggcaaagataataatatatcaatcatTGAAATATTACCCGATGGTAATAAACAGCCAGCCATTTCTGCTGATTCTAGTGATATCAATAGGAATAAATCAATTCAAGCATCATCCTCCAATGTCGAATATGTGTCAATGTGTCTATCTCCAAAAGTCACTATTTACCAGTATTGGTTTGAAAATAgtacagattttttaaaactgaaaaaaattgttttcaagcaTGATCCTTCCAGTTCTGAGACATTTAAGACATTGGtttacaaactaaaaaaatcattcaaatttgAGTTACCAAGAGTCActaatatcatttataattggCACAGTCCCAAAATGCATGTTATTCAACAATTGCTACAAGAAAACTTACACACAATAAATCagactaaaaacaaaatcatacatttcatgacatttttgaaccttttatttcataaatctgttaatacttattatttgtcAATAGATGAACTGTATTATAGTTTCTTTAGTTTTgtagattttattaaaaggtGTTTGTTGTCTTGTATTAATCCAATATTAATGGAATGGCTCCCTATGGCGtggaataattgtttttattatggtCTTATTTtggttgaatatattttatataatgattttaaaagaaTGATTGAATATAAGAGTATTCATACTCTTTTGGAATGGTCATATGTCCCAGATATTCAgaagttgtttaaaatattatcatatgacAACAAGAGTCGTTCagaaagcataatatatttgtctgaaaatatcaacaattatatGAAACAACGAAGCAGAATAAAACCAAAACACCAAGATATACAAGACGAaccgcctaaaaaaaaaaaaaaatttacttcagGCCAACAGATGTTTCAACAAGCACAACAATCATCTGAACTTACAGTTACAATGATAAACACTTCCAGAGAAGCTCAAGTTATATTAAGTTCAATTGCTTCAGTAAACAttgaacattaa
- the LOC100574856 gene encoding uncharacterized protein LOC100574856 isoform X2: MCDVRNSDAVSTVIVTRGFNSMFSSSLSRADLPWNRRNTDSTSYECQVVSVHNERGLNLEVLNQSLRTYFKPFDTDKQIFLFNNIYFKCFKIMKGDYTKIKHMMDQIIQEVHIQLEKTQKCSNNKCNPKNNINLNNDEKCDKKLAKIHGHKYNKKYKKLLRSYDPILNDNELLKALSDPDDKIGRNYIIPFDLGTKMSDKANNLGINDKSEASSASTSPPPNVIKAPLKQVANSSEGTSLEIPNVMKSGKDNNISIIEILPDGNKQPAISADSSDINRNKSIQASSSNVEYVSMCLSPKVTIYQYWFENSTDFLKLKKIVFKHDPSSSETFKTLVYKLKKSFKFELPRVTNIIYNWHSPKMHVIQQLLQENLHTINQTKNKIIHFMTFLNLLFHKSVNTYYLSIDELYYSFFSFVDFIKRCLLSCINPILMEWLPMAWNNCFYYGLILVEYILYNDFKRMIEYKSIHTLLEWSYVPDIQKLFKILSYDNKSRSESIIYLSENINNYMKQRSRIKPKHQDIQDEPPKKKKKFTSGQQMFQQAQQSSELTVTMINTSREAQVILSSIASVNIEH, encoded by the exons ATGTGCGATGTGCGCAACTCCGACGCAGTGTCGACGGTG ATCGTGACACGTGGGTTCAACAGCATGTTTTCATCGTCGTTGTCCAGGGCCGATCTACCTTGGAACAGAAGAAACACAGACAGTACCAGTTATGAATGTCAAGTAGTGAGTGTGCACAATGAACGTG gtttaaaTCTTGAGGTACTGAATCAATCATTAAGAACATATTTCAAACCATTTGACAcggataaacaaatatttttgtttaataac atatatttcaaatgttttaagaTTATGAAAGGCGATTacactaaaattaaacatatgaTGGATCAAATAATTCAGGAAGTACATATCCAGCttgaaaaaactcaaaaatg TTCAAATAACAAGTGCAAcccaaaaaacaatataaatttgaataatgacGAAAAGTGTGACAAGAAATTGGCCAAGATTCATggccataaatataataaaaaatacaaaaaacttcTAAGAAGCTATGATCCGATACTAAACGATAATGAACTTTTAAAGGCATTATCTGATCCAGATGATAAAATCGGAAGAAATTACATAATACCATTTGATTTAG GTACTAAAATGTCGGATAAAGCTAATAACCTTGGTATTAATGATAAATCTGAAGCTTCTTCTGCTTCAACTTCTCCTCCTCCAAATGTGATAAAAGCTCCACTTAAACAGGTTGCCAATAGCTCTGAAGGGACATCGCTGGAAATACCTAATGTCATGAAAAGCggcaaagataataatatatcaatcatTGAAATATTACCCGATGGTAATAAACAGCCAGCCATTTCTGCTGATTCTAGTGATATCAATAGGAATAAATCAATTCAAGCATCATCCTCCAATGTCGAATATGTGTCAATGTGTCTATCTCCAAAAGTCACTATTTACCAGTATTGGTTTGAAAATAgtacagattttttaaaactgaaaaaaattgttttcaagcaTGATCCTTCCAGTTCTGAGACATTTAAGACATTGGtttacaaactaaaaaaatcattcaaatttgAGTTACCAAGAGTCActaatatcatttataattggCACAGTCCCAAAATGCATGTTATTCAACAATTGCTACAAGAAAACTTACACACAATAAATCagactaaaaacaaaatcatacatttcatgacatttttgaaccttttatttcataaatctgttaatacttattatttgtcAATAGATGAACTGTATTATAGTTTCTTTAGTTTTgtagattttattaaaaggtGTTTGTTGTCTTGTATTAATCCAATATTAATGGAATGGCTCCCTATGGCGtggaataattgtttttattatggtCTTATTTtggttgaatatattttatataatgattttaaaagaaTGATTGAATATAAGAGTATTCATACTCTTTTGGAATGGTCATATGTCCCAGATATTCAgaagttgtttaaaatattatcatatgacAACAAGAGTCGTTCagaaagcataatatatttgtctgaaaatatcaacaattatatGAAACAACGAAGCAGAATAAAACCAAAACACCAAGATATACAAGACGAaccgcctaaaaaaaaaaaaaaatttacttcagGCCAACAGATGTTTCAACAAGCACAACAATCATCTGAACTTACAGTTACAATGATAAACACTTCCAGAGAAGCTCAAGTTATATTAAGTTCAATTGCTTCAGTAAACAttgaacattaa
- the LOC100574856 gene encoding uncharacterized protein LOC100574856 isoform X5, with protein sequence MSSSLNLEVLNQSLRTYFKPFDTDKQIFLFNNIYFKCFKIMKGDYTKIKHMMDQIIQEVHIQLEKTQKCSNNKCNPKNNINLNNDEKCDKKLAKIHGHKYNKKYKKLLRSYDPILNDNELLKALSDPDDKIGRNYIIPFDLGTKMSDKANNLGINDKSEASSASTSPPPNVIKAPLKQVANSSEGTSLEIPNVMKSGKDNNISIIEILPDGNKQPAISADSSDINRNKSIQASSSNVEYVSMCLSPKVTIYQYWFENSTDFLKLKKIVFKHDPSSSETFKTLVYKLKKSFKFELPRVTNIIYNWHSPKMHVIQQLLQENLHTINQTKNKIIHFMTFLNLLFHKSVNTYYLSIDELYYSFFSFVDFIKRCLLSCINPILMEWLPMAWNNCFYYGLILVEYILYNDFKRMIEYKSIHTLLEWSYVPDIQKLFKILSYDNKSRSESIIYLSENINNYMKQRSRIKPKHQDIQDEPPKKKKKFTSGQQMFQQAQQSSELTVTMINTSREAQVILSSIASVNIEH encoded by the exons ATGTCAAGTA gtttaaaTCTTGAGGTACTGAATCAATCATTAAGAACATATTTCAAACCATTTGACAcggataaacaaatatttttgtttaataac atatatttcaaatgttttaagaTTATGAAAGGCGATTacactaaaattaaacatatgaTGGATCAAATAATTCAGGAAGTACATATCCAGCttgaaaaaactcaaaaatg TTCAAATAACAAGTGCAAcccaaaaaacaatataaatttgaataatgacGAAAAGTGTGACAAGAAATTGGCCAAGATTCATggccataaatataataaaaaatacaaaaaacttcTAAGAAGCTATGATCCGATACTAAACGATAATGAACTTTTAAAGGCATTATCTGATCCAGATGATAAAATCGGAAGAAATTACATAATACCATTTGATTTAG GTACTAAAATGTCGGATAAAGCTAATAACCTTGGTATTAATGATAAATCTGAAGCTTCTTCTGCTTCAACTTCTCCTCCTCCAAATGTGATAAAAGCTCCACTTAAACAGGTTGCCAATAGCTCTGAAGGGACATCGCTGGAAATACCTAATGTCATGAAAAGCggcaaagataataatatatcaatcatTGAAATATTACCCGATGGTAATAAACAGCCAGCCATTTCTGCTGATTCTAGTGATATCAATAGGAATAAATCAATTCAAGCATCATCCTCCAATGTCGAATATGTGTCAATGTGTCTATCTCCAAAAGTCACTATTTACCAGTATTGGTTTGAAAATAgtacagattttttaaaactgaaaaaaattgttttcaagcaTGATCCTTCCAGTTCTGAGACATTTAAGACATTGGtttacaaactaaaaaaatcattcaaatttgAGTTACCAAGAGTCActaatatcatttataattggCACAGTCCCAAAATGCATGTTATTCAACAATTGCTACAAGAAAACTTACACACAATAAATCagactaaaaacaaaatcatacatttcatgacatttttgaaccttttatttcataaatctgttaatacttattatttgtcAATAGATGAACTGTATTATAGTTTCTTTAGTTTTgtagattttattaaaaggtGTTTGTTGTCTTGTATTAATCCAATATTAATGGAATGGCTCCCTATGGCGtggaataattgtttttattatggtCTTATTTtggttgaatatattttatataatgattttaaaagaaTGATTGAATATAAGAGTATTCATACTCTTTTGGAATGGTCATATGTCCCAGATATTCAgaagttgtttaaaatattatcatatgacAACAAGAGTCGTTCagaaagcataatatatttgtctgaaaatatcaacaattatatGAAACAACGAAGCAGAATAAAACCAAAACACCAAGATATACAAGACGAaccgcctaaaaaaaaaaaaaaatttacttcagGCCAACAGATGTTTCAACAAGCACAACAATCATCTGAACTTACAGTTACAATGATAAACACTTCCAGAGAAGCTCAAGTTATATTAAGTTCAATTGCTTCAGTAAACAttgaacattaa
- the LOC100574856 gene encoding uncharacterized protein LOC100574856 isoform X3, with product MFSSSLSRADLPWNRRNTDSTSYECQVVSVHNERGLNLEVLNQSLRTYFKPFDTDKQIFLFNNIYFKCFKIMKGDYTKIKHMMDQIIQEVHIQLEKTQKCSNNKCNPKNNINLNNDEKCDKKLAKIHGHKYNKKYKKLLRSYDPILNDNELLKALSDPDDKIGRNYIIPFDLGTKMSDKANNLGINDKSEASSASTSPPPNVIKAPLKQVANSSEGTSLEIPNVMKSGKDNNISIIEILPDGNKQPAISADSSDINRNKSIQASSSNVEYVSMCLSPKVTIYQYWFENSTDFLKLKKIVFKHDPSSSETFKTLVYKLKKSFKFELPRVTNIIYNWHSPKMHVIQQLLQENLHTINQTKNKIIHFMTFLNLLFHKSVNTYYLSIDELYYSFFSFVDFIKRCLLSCINPILMEWLPMAWNNCFYYGLILVEYILYNDFKRMIEYKSIHTLLEWSYVPDIQKLFKILSYDNKSRSESIIYLSENINNYMKQRSRIKPKHQDIQDEPPKKKKKFTSGQQMFQQAQQSSELTVTMINTSREAQVILSSIASVNIEH from the exons ATGTTTTCATCGTCGTTGTCCAGGGCCGATCTACCTTGGAACAGAAGAAACACAGACAGTACCAGTTATGAATGTCAAGTAGTGAGTGTGCACAATGAACGTG gtttaaaTCTTGAGGTACTGAATCAATCATTAAGAACATATTTCAAACCATTTGACAcggataaacaaatatttttgtttaataac atatatttcaaatgttttaagaTTATGAAAGGCGATTacactaaaattaaacatatgaTGGATCAAATAATTCAGGAAGTACATATCCAGCttgaaaaaactcaaaaatg TTCAAATAACAAGTGCAAcccaaaaaacaatataaatttgaataatgacGAAAAGTGTGACAAGAAATTGGCCAAGATTCATggccataaatataataaaaaatacaaaaaacttcTAAGAAGCTATGATCCGATACTAAACGATAATGAACTTTTAAAGGCATTATCTGATCCAGATGATAAAATCGGAAGAAATTACATAATACCATTTGATTTAG GTACTAAAATGTCGGATAAAGCTAATAACCTTGGTATTAATGATAAATCTGAAGCTTCTTCTGCTTCAACTTCTCCTCCTCCAAATGTGATAAAAGCTCCACTTAAACAGGTTGCCAATAGCTCTGAAGGGACATCGCTGGAAATACCTAATGTCATGAAAAGCggcaaagataataatatatcaatcatTGAAATATTACCCGATGGTAATAAACAGCCAGCCATTTCTGCTGATTCTAGTGATATCAATAGGAATAAATCAATTCAAGCATCATCCTCCAATGTCGAATATGTGTCAATGTGTCTATCTCCAAAAGTCACTATTTACCAGTATTGGTTTGAAAATAgtacagattttttaaaactgaaaaaaattgttttcaagcaTGATCCTTCCAGTTCTGAGACATTTAAGACATTGGtttacaaactaaaaaaatcattcaaatttgAGTTACCAAGAGTCActaatatcatttataattggCACAGTCCCAAAATGCATGTTATTCAACAATTGCTACAAGAAAACTTACACACAATAAATCagactaaaaacaaaatcatacatttcatgacatttttgaaccttttatttcataaatctgttaatacttattatttgtcAATAGATGAACTGTATTATAGTTTCTTTAGTTTTgtagattttattaaaaggtGTTTGTTGTCTTGTATTAATCCAATATTAATGGAATGGCTCCCTATGGCGtggaataattgtttttattatggtCTTATTTtggttgaatatattttatataatgattttaaaagaaTGATTGAATATAAGAGTATTCATACTCTTTTGGAATGGTCATATGTCCCAGATATTCAgaagttgtttaaaatattatcatatgacAACAAGAGTCGTTCagaaagcataatatatttgtctgaaaatatcaacaattatatGAAACAACGAAGCAGAATAAAACCAAAACACCAAGATATACAAGACGAaccgcctaaaaaaaaaaaaaaatttacttcagGCCAACAGATGTTTCAACAAGCACAACAATCATCTGAACTTACAGTTACAATGATAAACACTTCCAGAGAAGCTCAAGTTATATTAAGTTCAATTGCTTCAGTAAACAttgaacattaa
- the LOC100574856 gene encoding uncharacterized protein LOC100574856 isoform X6 → MKGDYTKIKHMMDQIIQEVHIQLEKTQKCSNNKCNPKNNINLNNDEKCDKKLAKIHGHKYNKKYKKLLRSYDPILNDNELLKALSDPDDKIGRNYIIPFDLGTKMSDKANNLGINDKSEASSASTSPPPNVIKAPLKQVANSSEGTSLEIPNVMKSGKDNNISIIEILPDGNKQPAISADSSDINRNKSIQASSSNVEYVSMCLSPKVTIYQYWFENSTDFLKLKKIVFKHDPSSSETFKTLVYKLKKSFKFELPRVTNIIYNWHSPKMHVIQQLLQENLHTINQTKNKIIHFMTFLNLLFHKSVNTYYLSIDELYYSFFSFVDFIKRCLLSCINPILMEWLPMAWNNCFYYGLILVEYILYNDFKRMIEYKSIHTLLEWSYVPDIQKLFKILSYDNKSRSESIIYLSENINNYMKQRSRIKPKHQDIQDEPPKKKKKFTSGQQMFQQAQQSSELTVTMINTSREAQVILSSIASVNIEH, encoded by the exons ATGAAAGGCGATTacactaaaattaaacatatgaTGGATCAAATAATTCAGGAAGTACATATCCAGCttgaaaaaactcaaaaatg TTCAAATAACAAGTGCAAcccaaaaaacaatataaatttgaataatgacGAAAAGTGTGACAAGAAATTGGCCAAGATTCATggccataaatataataaaaaatacaaaaaacttcTAAGAAGCTATGATCCGATACTAAACGATAATGAACTTTTAAAGGCATTATCTGATCCAGATGATAAAATCGGAAGAAATTACATAATACCATTTGATTTAG GTACTAAAATGTCGGATAAAGCTAATAACCTTGGTATTAATGATAAATCTGAAGCTTCTTCTGCTTCAACTTCTCCTCCTCCAAATGTGATAAAAGCTCCACTTAAACAGGTTGCCAATAGCTCTGAAGGGACATCGCTGGAAATACCTAATGTCATGAAAAGCggcaaagataataatatatcaatcatTGAAATATTACCCGATGGTAATAAACAGCCAGCCATTTCTGCTGATTCTAGTGATATCAATAGGAATAAATCAATTCAAGCATCATCCTCCAATGTCGAATATGTGTCAATGTGTCTATCTCCAAAAGTCACTATTTACCAGTATTGGTTTGAAAATAgtacagattttttaaaactgaaaaaaattgttttcaagcaTGATCCTTCCAGTTCTGAGACATTTAAGACATTGGtttacaaactaaaaaaatcattcaaatttgAGTTACCAAGAGTCActaatatcatttataattggCACAGTCCCAAAATGCATGTTATTCAACAATTGCTACAAGAAAACTTACACACAATAAATCagactaaaaacaaaatcatacatttcatgacatttttgaaccttttatttcataaatctgttaatacttattatttgtcAATAGATGAACTGTATTATAGTTTCTTTAGTTTTgtagattttattaaaaggtGTTTGTTGTCTTGTATTAATCCAATATTAATGGAATGGCTCCCTATGGCGtggaataattgtttttattatggtCTTATTTtggttgaatatattttatataatgattttaaaagaaTGATTGAATATAAGAGTATTCATACTCTTTTGGAATGGTCATATGTCCCAGATATTCAgaagttgtttaaaatattatcatatgacAACAAGAGTCGTTCagaaagcataatatatttgtctgaaaatatcaacaattatatGAAACAACGAAGCAGAATAAAACCAAAACACCAAGATATACAAGACGAaccgcctaaaaaaaaaaaaaaatttacttcagGCCAACAGATGTTTCAACAAGCACAACAATCATCTGAACTTACAGTTACAATGATAAACACTTCCAGAGAAGCTCAAGTTATATTAAGTTCAATTGCTTCAGTAAACAttgaacattaa